The DNA window TTTATTTATACTCAATGAATTTCAAGATGCGTTGCGGCGATAAGGGAGCGACAAATTCGTCGGGAACGAATTGCCCAGCCAAAGGCTGGCCTCCGGTGAGAGGCAAGAGCCTCTCATTAATCTCCGGGAGCATAAATAATTTTATGGCCGGGATAAATGAGCGCAGCCAACAAAGAGGCAACTTGAAAGACGGAGGGAATATACACAAATCCAGCATGCCTTCCCTGTGCAATAATATATAAATACAGAATGTTCCTATATCCAAAAAGTTAAAAATTTGGAAAAGGATAGATATATTATATAGGTAATGTCACACATAAAATAAGTTTTCATGAGTGTTGTATTTTACTCGAATTATGATAATTAAACCCTTTGTGATTTATTTTTTTCTAATAGTTTCCAAATTGTATTATGGAATTGGATGTGTTTTAAGATTAACACGTAATAAGTGTTAATTATGAATTGGTGATAAAGTTAAAGATATGGATGGATTTTATTATAAAAGACACATGAATAATCGATGGTTATGACATTATACGAGTAAACTAGTCTGATATGCCTTTTCTTATCTTTTATTATTAATCTATTCACATGTGGTCTAATAGTATGATATTTTATTTTTATTGAACTTGATTTTAATCATCTGAGGTTATTTGATGTTAGATCTATTATCTTTATAGTTCCTAAAATCATAAAAAGTATAATATAATGTGAGGTATACTTATTTGTATGATTTATTGACTATTCTGGAGGATAAAAAATTATCTTTTTCTGTATTGATAGCTGTGTACTTTATCTTTATCACAAGTGTAATTATTAATTTATGTGATTAAAACACAATAGTAAATCTTTTGCTAATTGTACCCTTATTAACTAACATTTCACTCGTTAACATTTTGACCAGTAGTCCCGATAAGACCTTTGGCGAAACGCTAAGTTAAAATGCTATCACCATAAATCTGTAATGTTTTGCCGTTATTCACAACCATTGGGCGAAAGAACATGGATATACGCAATCTTGAAGCTTTCATCGTTTTGGCTGAGACTCTTAATTATCATAAGGCTTCAGAGAAACTTTACCTTTCTCAGCCTGCTTTGACGAAAAAAATACATGGTCTGGAAGGTATTCTGGGTGCTTCATTATTCAGAAGGGGACCAAGTGGAACAAGATTAACAGATTTTGGGCGGAAAACGTTGGAAAATGCCAGGAAGTTTTTAACACATTATGAACAGTTTAAAAGTCAGGTACAGTCTGATTCAAAAAGGGAAATTTTCAGGCATCTGTATATTGGCTCTTGTTTTCCTACCCATAATTATTTGCAAATAGAGAGACAGCTTGCAGGGAAAAAACGGAATGTTGTGCTGGCTTTGATGACAGGATTGTCAGTTGAACAGCAAATTAATTTGTTGAATATGGGAATGCTCCATATAGCTGTAATGCCGTTGGT is part of the Xenorhabdus cabanillasii genome and encodes:
- a CDS encoding LysR family transcriptional regulator — its product is MDIRNLEAFIVLAETLNYHKASEKLYLSQPALTKKIHGLEGILGASLFRRGPSGTRLTDFGRKTLENARKFLTHYEQFKSQVQSDSKREIFRHLYIGSCFPTHNYLQIERQLAGKKRNVVLALMTGLSVEQQINLLNMGMLHIAVMPLVAVTQLEPRKIFTEKLVYIFRKRSQLITKFRTENSKSEYKNFLISSSGKNEVIDLNDCLNVFPVYTGDNMNLLLKTNDIMLIMEMITKNGNYTCVPKRMVAAIPDYYMNLLEIVETDQKIDLGVVWGKSIDDDLIDDAESFSALVANL